The following coding sequences lie in one Mycobacterium gordonae genomic window:
- a CDS encoding TetR/AcrR family transcriptional regulator, whose product MPTVTWARVDPARRAAVIEAAEAEFGAHGFSNGSLNVIARRAGVAKGSLFQYFADKRDLYAYIADVASQRVRAYTEGVIRDLDPTRPFFEFLTELLDAWVAYYAEHPRERALHAAATLEVDTDARISVRNVIHRHYLEVLRPLVAEAHRRGDLRADSDTDALLSLLLMIFPHLALAPYMRGLDPILGLDEPTPEQPALAVRRLVAVLSDAFSAPRPAVRPARSEG is encoded by the coding sequence ATGCCGACGGTTACCTGGGCACGCGTCGATCCGGCCCGTCGGGCGGCGGTCATCGAAGCCGCGGAAGCAGAATTCGGCGCGCACGGCTTCTCCAATGGCAGTCTCAACGTGATCGCCCGGCGTGCCGGCGTCGCGAAGGGCAGCCTGTTCCAGTACTTCGCGGACAAGCGGGACCTCTACGCCTACATCGCCGACGTCGCCAGCCAGCGGGTGCGTGCCTACACCGAAGGCGTCATCCGCGACCTCGATCCGACTCGGCCGTTCTTTGAGTTTCTCACCGAACTACTGGACGCGTGGGTCGCCTATTACGCCGAGCATCCTCGGGAACGCGCGTTGCACGCCGCGGCGACCTTGGAGGTCGACACCGACGCCCGCATCAGCGTGCGCAACGTCATCCACCGGCACTACCTGGAGGTGCTTCGGCCGCTGGTGGCCGAGGCGCACCGGCGGGGAGATCTGCGCGCCGACTCCGACACCGACGCGTTGCTCTCGTTGCTGCTGATGATCTTCCCCCACCTGGCACTGGCGCCGTACATGCGCGGGCTGGATCCGATCCTCGGTTTGGACGAGCCGACGCCCGAACAGCCGGCGCTCGCGGTGCGCAGGCTCGTCGCGGTGCTCTCCGACGCGTTCTCCGCGCCGCGCCCTGCCGTCCGCCCCGCCCGATCGGAGGGATGA
- a CDS encoding R2-like ligand-binding oxidase yields the protein MTRTHTGSMVAGGLNWQSLPLKLFAGGNAKFWNPADIDFSKDGEDWQNLSDAERDYAIRLCAQFVAGEEAVTEDIQPFMAAMRAEGRLGDEMYLTQFAFEEAKHVQVFRLWLDAVGVKDDLHGCLDPLPTYRDIFYEELPDCLNALTGDPSPAAQVRASVTYNHIVEGMLALTGYYAWNKICVERGILPGMQELVRRIGDDERRHMAWGTFTCRRHVAADDANWTVFENRMNELIPMALRLTEEGFELYGQQPPFGLKPDEMLQYSTDKGMRRFGTISSARGRPMGEIDLDYSPVQLEDDFADEDERALAAVS from the coding sequence ATGACCCGCACCCACACCGGCTCGATGGTCGCCGGCGGCCTCAACTGGCAGAGCCTGCCGCTGAAGCTGTTCGCCGGTGGCAACGCAAAATTCTGGAACCCGGCCGACATCGACTTCTCCAAGGACGGGGAGGACTGGCAGAACCTGTCCGACGCCGAGCGCGACTACGCCATTCGCCTGTGCGCCCAGTTCGTCGCCGGCGAGGAAGCGGTGACCGAGGACATCCAGCCGTTTATGGCCGCGATGCGCGCCGAGGGACGGCTGGGTGACGAGATGTACCTGACTCAGTTCGCATTCGAAGAGGCCAAGCACGTCCAGGTGTTCCGCCTCTGGCTGGACGCGGTGGGCGTCAAGGATGACCTGCACGGCTGCCTCGACCCGCTGCCCACATACCGGGACATCTTCTATGAGGAGTTGCCGGACTGCCTGAACGCCCTGACCGGTGATCCGTCACCGGCGGCCCAGGTGCGGGCGTCGGTCACCTACAACCACATCGTCGAGGGCATGCTGGCGCTCACCGGCTATTACGCGTGGAACAAGATCTGCGTCGAACGCGGAATCCTTCCGGGCATGCAGGAGCTGGTGCGCCGCATCGGCGACGACGAGCGGCGCCACATGGCGTGGGGCACCTTCACCTGCCGTCGCCACGTCGCGGCCGACGACGCCAACTGGACCGTCTTCGAGAACCGCATGAACGAGCTGATCCCGATGGCGCTGCGACTCACCGAAGAGGGCTTCGAACTGTACGGCCAGCAGCCGCCGTTCGGCCTGAAGCCCGATGAGATGTTGCAGTACTCCACCGACAAGGGCATGCGACGGTTCGGCACGATCAGCAGCGCCCGCGGCCGCCCGATGGGCGAGATCGACCTCGACTACTCGCCGGTGCAACTCGAGGACGACTTCGCCGATGAAGACGAGCGCGCGCTGGCGGCAGTTTCCTAG
- a CDS encoding NADP-dependent succinic semialdehyde dehydrogenase, with translation MPIATINPATGETVKTFTPATDDEVEQAIARAYARFQDYRRNTTYAQRAEWANATADLLEAEADDTAAIMTLEMGKTLASAKAEVLKCAKGFRYYAENTEALLADEPADAGKVNASRAFTRYQPLGVVLAVMPWNFPLWQAVRFAAPALMAGNVGLLKHASNVPQCALYLADVIARGGFPDGCFQTLLVASGAVEKILRDPRVAAATLTGSEPAGQSVGAIAGDEIKPTVLELGGSDPFIVMPSADLDAAVKTAVTGRIQNNGQSCIAAKRFIVHADIYDAFVDKFVEQMSALKVGDPTDPDTQVGPLATESGRDEIAGQVDAAVAAGAKVRCGGETPDRPGWFYPPTVITDITKDMALYTEEVFGPVASVYRTADIDEAIEIANATTFGLGSNAWTEDDAEQQRFIDDIVAGAVFINGMTVSYPELPFGGVKRSGYGRELAGLGIREFCNAKTVWVGKSDTADTSGSKKTE, from the coding sequence GTGCCCATCGCCACCATCAACCCGGCCACCGGCGAGACAGTCAAGACCTTCACCCCCGCGACCGACGACGAAGTCGAGCAGGCGATAGCGCGCGCCTACGCGCGCTTCCAAGACTACCGCCGCAACACCACCTATGCCCAGCGTGCCGAGTGGGCAAACGCCACCGCCGACCTGCTCGAGGCCGAGGCCGACGACACCGCGGCCATCATGACCTTGGAGATGGGCAAGACGCTGGCCAGCGCCAAGGCCGAAGTTCTGAAGTGCGCCAAGGGGTTTCGCTACTACGCCGAGAACACGGAAGCACTGCTCGCCGACGAGCCGGCCGATGCCGGCAAGGTGAACGCATCCCGGGCCTTCACGCGCTACCAGCCGCTGGGCGTGGTGCTGGCGGTGATGCCGTGGAACTTTCCGCTGTGGCAGGCCGTGCGGTTCGCGGCGCCCGCGCTGATGGCGGGCAACGTCGGGCTGCTCAAACACGCATCGAACGTCCCGCAGTGCGCGCTGTATCTGGCCGATGTCATCGCGCGCGGCGGATTTCCCGACGGGTGCTTCCAGACTCTGCTGGTGGCCTCCGGCGCCGTCGAGAAGATCCTGCGCGATCCCCGCGTCGCCGCCGCCACCCTCACGGGCAGTGAACCGGCCGGACAGTCGGTCGGCGCCATCGCCGGGGACGAGATCAAGCCGACCGTGTTGGAACTCGGCGGCAGCGACCCGTTCATCGTGATGCCCTCCGCGGACCTGGACGCCGCTGTCAAGACGGCGGTCACCGGCCGAATCCAGAACAACGGTCAATCCTGCATAGCCGCAAAGCGATTCATCGTGCACGCCGACATCTACGACGCGTTCGTGGACAAGTTCGTCGAGCAGATGTCGGCGCTCAAAGTCGGCGATCCGACCGACCCCGACACCCAGGTCGGACCGCTGGCCACCGAGAGCGGCCGCGACGAGATTGCCGGACAGGTGGATGCCGCCGTTGCCGCCGGCGCGAAGGTCCGCTGCGGCGGTGAGACCCCGGACCGGCCGGGTTGGTTCTACCCGCCGACCGTGATCACCGACATCACCAAAGACATGGCGCTCTACACCGAGGAGGTCTTCGGCCCGGTCGCATCGGTGTACCGGACCGCCGACATCGACGAGGCGATCGAAATCGCCAACGCCACCACCTTCGGACTGGGATCGAATGCCTGGACCGAGGACGACGCCGAGCAGCAACGCTTCATCGACGACATCGTGGCGGGAGCCGTCTTCATCAACGGAATGACGGTGTCTTACCCGGAGCTGCCGTTCGGCGGTGTCAAGCGCTCAGGTTACGGCCGCGAGCTGGCGGGCCTGGGGATCCGCGAGTTCTGCAACGCCAAGACGGTCTGGGTGGGCAAGAGCGACACCGCTGACACCAGCGGCAGCAAGAAGACCGAGTAA
- a CDS encoding acetolactate synthase large subunit, protein MSTAAELIVKCLENEGVTVVFGIPGEENIRFIKALAASDIRYVLTRHEQGAAFMAEMYGRVTGRAAVVSATLGPGAINMQLGVADATTNSTPMVAISAQVGQDREYKESHQYVDLVSMFAPITRWSAGIPTAHAIPEMVRKAFKVAETERPAAVYLAVPEHLDADEADYELGPLPRNVVRADAPAARQVARAVDILRAAQRPVVLAGHGAARSDASAALIRFSEELGIKVANSFHGKGVMPDDHPNGIGTLGFMRHDYVNFGFDNADVVIAVGYELQEFDPVRINPHADKKIVHIHRFPAEVDAHYSVDVGIIGDISDSLNQLTDAMEGRRFDDVGVPGSGLLDEEFARGQQDSRFPLAPQRVVADTRAALGRDDVVLVDTGATKMWMARLYPTYERNTCLISNGLSTMGFALPGALGVKLARPECKVLSVVGDGAFLMNSQEIETAVREKIPLVVLIWEDGGYGLIEWKMDLELGEHHYVSFGNPDVVKYAESFGAKGYRIGSAEELLPTLRAALDDDGVSLIACPVDYSENLRLTDRLGELDETL, encoded by the coding sequence ATGTCCACAGCGGCTGAGCTGATCGTCAAGTGCCTGGAAAACGAGGGCGTGACCGTCGTCTTCGGGATACCCGGAGAGGAGAACATCCGATTCATTAAGGCGCTGGCCGCCTCCGATATCCGCTACGTGCTGACCCGGCACGAACAGGGCGCGGCCTTCATGGCCGAGATGTACGGCCGGGTCACCGGGCGCGCGGCCGTGGTCTCGGCGACCCTGGGACCGGGGGCCATCAACATGCAGCTCGGGGTGGCCGACGCCACTACCAACAGCACCCCGATGGTGGCCATCTCCGCGCAGGTCGGCCAGGACCGTGAGTACAAGGAATCCCACCAGTACGTCGACCTGGTGTCGATGTTTGCTCCGATCACCCGCTGGTCGGCCGGCATTCCCACTGCGCACGCCATACCGGAGATGGTCCGCAAGGCGTTCAAGGTCGCCGAGACCGAACGCCCGGCGGCGGTGTATCTCGCCGTGCCCGAGCATCTGGACGCCGATGAGGCCGACTACGAGTTGGGGCCGTTGCCGCGCAATGTGGTCCGGGCTGACGCGCCGGCCGCCCGACAGGTGGCGCGCGCGGTCGACATTCTGCGCGCCGCGCAGCGTCCGGTGGTGCTCGCCGGGCACGGTGCCGCGCGCAGCGACGCCTCCGCGGCGCTGATCAGGTTCTCCGAGGAGCTCGGCATCAAGGTGGCCAACAGCTTTCACGGAAAAGGCGTGATGCCGGACGATCACCCGAACGGCATCGGGACGCTGGGATTCATGCGCCATGATTACGTCAATTTCGGGTTCGACAACGCCGATGTCGTCATCGCGGTCGGCTATGAGTTGCAGGAATTCGATCCGGTCCGCATCAACCCGCACGCCGATAAGAAGATCGTCCACATCCACCGCTTCCCGGCCGAGGTTGACGCGCACTACTCCGTCGACGTCGGCATCATCGGTGACATCAGCGACTCGCTCAATCAACTCACCGACGCCATGGAAGGCCGTCGATTCGACGACGTCGGGGTGCCCGGCTCCGGTCTGCTGGACGAGGAGTTCGCTCGGGGGCAACAGGATTCGCGATTCCCGTTGGCGCCCCAGCGGGTGGTTGCCGATACCCGCGCGGCGCTGGGGCGCGACGACGTGGTGCTGGTCGACACCGGCGCCACCAAGATGTGGATGGCGCGGCTCTACCCGACCTATGAGCGCAACACCTGTCTGATCTCAAACGGACTGTCCACCATGGGTTTTGCGTTGCCGGGTGCGTTGGGGGTGAAACTGGCCCGGCCGGAGTGCAAGGTGTTGTCGGTAGTCGGCGACGGCGCCTTCCTGATGAACTCCCAGGAGATCGAGACCGCGGTGCGGGAAAAGATCCCACTGGTGGTGCTGATCTGGGAGGACGGCGGATATGGCCTGATCGAGTGGAAGATGGATCTCGAACTCGGCGAGCACCACTACGTGTCCTTCGGCAACCCGGATGTCGTCAAGTACGCGGAAAGCTTCGGCGCTAAGGGATATCGGATCGGCAGTGCTGAGGAGCTGTTGCCGACGTTGCGGGCGGCCCTGGACGACGACGGTGTGTCGCTGATCGCGTGCCCGGTCGACTATTCGGAAAACCTGCGACTCACTGACCGGCTGGGCGAGTTGGACGAGACGCTATAG
- a CDS encoding PE-PPE domain-containing protein: MSYVVAAPDFLLAAAEDLAATGSVISAASAAVAHTTTSLSVAAEDEVSKAVAALFGGHGREYQAVATQAAHYHERLTVALAASVNAYASTEAANAYALPNAAAATRITVPGAGPLYLPNFFTRFPYLGQLFYGSGVPGPVSVSILQGYDLINHAIGQNWFPGSLAQVVNYPASMGLLSGSLAAPDVNDAVAMGQGALNDQIMNAVLNGGGSPISVAALSQGTIVVNRQLAYLAANPGAAPPPHALQFVLFASPELGVLQTYLPDGFTLPIVNYTVQPLANTQYDVDVVFAQYDGWAHFPDRPWNIPAVVNSLFGVVYYHNTASLASMSEAIELSSVATPLGGTITTYMIPSPTLPILLPLQQLGVAQSVINNLNAFLQPLVNSGYSSLAPDTGPYFSHGSLVLGI; encoded by the coding sequence GTGTCGTATGTCGTTGCGGCGCCTGACTTCCTGCTCGCGGCTGCTGAAGATCTGGCCGCGACGGGTTCCGTCATCTCGGCGGCGAGTGCGGCAGTGGCGCACACCACGACCTCGTTGTCGGTCGCCGCCGAAGACGAGGTGTCCAAGGCCGTGGCAGCGTTGTTCGGCGGGCACGGCCGCGAATATCAGGCGGTGGCCACGCAAGCGGCGCACTACCACGAGCGCTTGACCGTCGCCTTGGCGGCCAGCGTGAATGCCTACGCGTCCACCGAGGCCGCCAACGCCTACGCGCTGCCCAACGCAGCCGCGGCGACGAGAATCACCGTGCCCGGTGCGGGGCCCCTCTACCTGCCGAACTTCTTCACGCGATTTCCCTACCTGGGGCAGTTGTTCTATGGGAGCGGCGTCCCCGGCCCGGTCTCGGTGTCGATACTGCAGGGGTATGACCTGATCAACCACGCCATCGGGCAGAACTGGTTCCCCGGCAGCCTCGCTCAGGTCGTCAACTATCCGGCCAGCATGGGCCTGCTGAGCGGTAGCCTGGCGGCGCCGGATGTCAACGACGCCGTCGCCATGGGCCAGGGAGCGCTCAACGACCAGATCATGAATGCCGTTCTCAACGGCGGCGGTTCGCCCATAAGTGTCGCCGCGCTGTCGCAGGGGACCATCGTCGTCAACCGCCAGCTGGCGTACCTGGCGGCGAACCCGGGCGCCGCCCCGCCGCCCCACGCCTTGCAGTTCGTCCTGTTCGCCAGCCCGGAGCTCGGCGTGCTGCAGACCTACCTGCCCGACGGGTTCACCTTGCCGATAGTGAACTACACGGTGCAGCCCTTGGCGAACACGCAGTATGACGTCGACGTGGTTTTCGCCCAGTACGACGGCTGGGCCCACTTCCCCGATCGTCCCTGGAACATTCCGGCCGTCGTGAATTCGCTGTTCGGGGTGGTCTACTACCACAACACAGCGTCACTGGCTTCGATGTCGGAGGCGATCGAGTTGTCCAGCGTCGCTACCCCACTGGGGGGAACCATCACTACGTACATGATTCCGTCGCCGACCCTGCCGATCTTGCTGCCGCTCCAGCAATTAGGTGTCGCGCAATCAGTCATCAACAACCTCAATGCTTTTCTGCAACCCCTCGTGAACAGTGGCTATTCGTCGCTGGCGCCTGATACGGGCCCGTATTTCTCCCACGGGTCACTTGTCCTGGGCATCTGA
- a CDS encoding lipase maturation factor family protein: MNWFSAPEYRLGALVLEHGVAAIYLVAFVAAARQFRPLIGARGMLPVPAYLTRRSFWRAPSIFHLHYSDRLFAGVSWFGAAVAAAMVAGLDLVPLWAAMLMWLTLWVLYLSIVNVGQTWYGFGWESLLLETGFLMVFLGNGQVAPPVLVLWLVRWLLFRVEFGAGLIKMRGDSCWRDLTCLDYHHETQPMPGPLSWLFHHLPRPLHRIEVAGNHFAQLVVPFGLFAPQPVASVAAAVIVITQLWLVASGNFAWLNWLTILLAFGAVDQTAVDALVDVRSRGAVPNPPLWFVVAVIGVAAAMLVLSYWPTRNMLSPGQRMNASFNAFHLCNTYGAFGSVSRIRQEVVIEGTADASVTDQTNWQEYEFKGKPTDVRRLPRQFAPYHLRLDWLMWFAAISPGYASAWLTPFLHRLLRNDRATLKLLRHNPFPESPPRYVRAQLYRYRFTTPAELRRDRAWWHRTLIGSFVPATGLPGRSDAQDK; this comes from the coding sequence ATGAACTGGTTTTCGGCACCCGAATACCGGCTGGGCGCATTGGTGTTGGAGCACGGCGTAGCGGCGATATATCTGGTCGCGTTCGTTGCGGCGGCGCGGCAGTTCCGGCCGCTGATCGGCGCGCGTGGGATGCTACCGGTGCCGGCGTATCTGACCAGGCGATCGTTCTGGCGGGCCCCGAGCATTTTCCACCTGCACTACTCCGACCGGCTGTTCGCCGGGGTGTCGTGGTTCGGCGCGGCGGTGGCGGCCGCGATGGTAGCCGGTCTGGATCTGGTGCCGTTGTGGGCGGCGATGCTGATGTGGCTGACGCTGTGGGTGCTGTACCTGTCTATCGTCAACGTGGGCCAGACGTGGTACGGATTCGGCTGGGAGTCCCTGTTGCTGGAAACCGGCTTTCTGATGGTTTTTCTGGGCAACGGGCAGGTGGCGCCTCCGGTGCTGGTGTTGTGGTTGGTGCGCTGGCTGTTGTTCCGCGTCGAGTTCGGCGCGGGCTTGATCAAGATGCGCGGCGACTCGTGTTGGCGCGACCTCACCTGCCTTGACTACCATCACGAAACCCAGCCGATGCCGGGCCCGTTGAGCTGGTTGTTCCACCACCTGCCCCGGCCGCTGCATCGAATCGAAGTGGCGGGCAACCACTTTGCGCAATTGGTGGTGCCGTTCGGGCTGTTCGCTCCGCAGCCGGTGGCCAGTGTCGCGGCTGCCGTCATCGTCATCACCCAGTTGTGGCTGGTTGCGTCGGGCAACTTCGCCTGGCTGAACTGGCTGACGATTCTGCTGGCTTTCGGCGCCGTTGATCAGACGGCGGTGGATGCGCTGGTTGATGTGCGCTCACGCGGAGCCGTGCCGAATCCACCACTGTGGTTCGTCGTTGCGGTGATCGGTGTCGCCGCGGCGATGCTGGTGCTGAGCTACTGGCCGACGCGCAACATGCTGTCACCCGGGCAGCGGATGAACGCGTCGTTCAACGCCTTCCATCTCTGCAATACCTATGGCGCCTTCGGCAGTGTGAGCCGGATTCGACAGGAGGTGGTGATCGAAGGCACTGCCGATGCGTCGGTGACCGACCAGACGAACTGGCAGGAGTACGAATTCAAGGGCAAGCCCACCGACGTGCGGCGGCTGCCACGCCAGTTCGCGCCCTACCACCTGCGGCTGGACTGGCTCATGTGGTTCGCCGCCATCTCGCCGGGCTATGCGTCGGCCTGGCTGACGCCGTTCCTGCACCGGTTGCTGCGCAACGACCGAGCGACGTTGAAGCTGTTGCGACACAACCCTTTCCCAGAGTCACCGCCGCGCTACGTACGCGCGCAACTGTACAGGTACCGCTTCACCACTCCGGCCGAACTGCGCCGCGACCGGGCCTGGTGGCATCGCACACTGATCGGGAGTTTTGTGCCTGCAACAGGGTTGCCCGGCCGGTCAGATGCCCAGGACAAGTGA
- a CDS encoding carbonic anhydrase → MLALGAGALGLTAAATAVPRASAAPDVPPQNYDAMLLMCIDPRFVHPTNEYMLGRGLVNRYSQFALAGAGAGAVSQHWEAWHNTFWDNLAASIELHSINGVFVVNHRDCGAVQIAYGPDAISTPERETATHERILGTFREEALRRHPGIDVETWLMALDGSVEQIGPRSL, encoded by the coding sequence ATGCTGGCCCTGGGGGCGGGCGCATTGGGTTTGACAGCGGCGGCCACCGCGGTGCCGCGCGCCTCGGCGGCACCGGACGTACCGCCCCAGAACTATGACGCCATGTTGTTGATGTGCATCGATCCTCGCTTCGTGCACCCGACAAATGAATACATGCTGGGGCGAGGCCTCGTGAACCGGTACAGCCAGTTCGCGCTGGCCGGCGCCGGCGCCGGCGCCGTTTCCCAGCACTGGGAGGCCTGGCACAACACATTCTGGGACAACCTCGCCGCGTCGATCGAACTGCACTCGATCAACGGCGTTTTCGTGGTCAACCATCGTGACTGCGGCGCGGTCCAGATCGCCTACGGCCCTGACGCGATCTCAACGCCGGAGCGTGAGACGGCCACGCACGAAAGGATTCTCGGTACCTTCCGCGAGGAGGCGCTGCGCCGGCATCCGGGAATCGACGTCGAGACTTGGCTGATGGCGCTGGACGGCTCAGTGGAACAGATCGGCCCCCGCAGTCTTTGA